Proteins co-encoded in one Schaalia radingae genomic window:
- a CDS encoding DEAD/DEAH box helicase family protein, whose product MRNISDLLPPKPSSRLHIYAWTPKNPPVDYEGLIKVGQTTKADVNDRIRESQGQMQQEYELHVDEIAEREDGGNFSDKDVIARLVAKGFENPPRGSAREWVRCTPADVKTAIEELRAGKTYTGQRYETFKMRPEQDRAVSETLAYYRSIWHEDGEATPRFLWNAKMRFGKTFTTYQLAKRMGAMRVLVVTFKPAVQDAWQEDLSNHVDFEGWQYGNAATMKGQLDFDRERPFVYFGSFQDLLGRDRRTGLIKAKNKWIHAVDWDLVVFDEYHFGAWRDSVKELFEGEDEREAARELKVEFHEGLETFDQELDELGSNEDEFLPITTRAYLYLSGTPFRAIGSGDFIEEQIFNWTYTDEQRAKQEWAEKQPGAWNPYGALPELRLMTYQMPDDLITTAHQGEFDEFDLNEFFSATGTGREAMFKHESDVQKWLDLIRGEHAPTQLDSLRAGTRPPFPYADSRLLPYMQHSFWFMPNVAACHAMANLLKARHNTYWHDYQVLVVAGAGAGVGIEALPPVRRAIRDGHETKTITLSCGKLTTGVTVKQWSSILMLRNLASPETYFQAAFRVQSPWSIKNPNGDNPSKEEVLKPVAFVFDFAPTRALRQVADYGAGLNPQMSNPENAVAELVSFLPVLAYDGANMTQIDAGSILDIAMSGTSATLLARKWESAILVNVDNATLRKIMNNEAAMEAIMNIEGFRSLGSDVFETVVNKSESVSKTKKQKGDTLSGDKRKELTAEEKEYKSKRKQIQEKLIKFATRIPAFMYLTDFRENTLQDVITKIEPDLFKTVTGLTVDDFHLLVDLGVFNSIHMNQAVFAFRRYEDASLSYTGIRSHKELRDVGLFDTVITLED is encoded by the coding sequence ATGAGGAATATTTCTGATTTACTCCCACCTAAGCCCTCATCCCGGCTGCATATTTACGCGTGGACCCCAAAGAATCCGCCTGTTGACTATGAGGGACTGATCAAGGTTGGCCAGACTACAAAAGCGGATGTAAATGATCGCATTCGAGAGTCTCAGGGCCAGATGCAGCAGGAATACGAACTACATGTGGATGAGATTGCGGAGCGCGAAGATGGCGGCAATTTCAGTGATAAGGATGTGATTGCCCGTCTTGTGGCAAAAGGCTTCGAGAATCCCCCTCGCGGCTCGGCTAGAGAGTGGGTTCGATGTACTCCCGCAGACGTGAAGACCGCCATCGAAGAACTTCGCGCAGGAAAGACATACACCGGGCAACGCTATGAAACGTTCAAGATGCGTCCCGAACAAGATCGGGCAGTGAGCGAGACTTTGGCGTATTACCGCTCAATATGGCATGAGGACGGAGAAGCAACACCGAGATTCTTGTGGAACGCAAAGATGCGTTTTGGAAAGACGTTCACAACCTATCAACTGGCAAAGCGAATGGGCGCCATGCGGGTCCTTGTGGTGACTTTCAAGCCCGCTGTGCAGGATGCGTGGCAAGAGGACCTGTCCAACCACGTTGATTTTGAGGGATGGCAATATGGTAATGCGGCAACGATGAAGGGCCAACTGGATTTTGATCGCGAGCGTCCGTTCGTATATTTCGGATCTTTCCAGGACCTACTGGGCCGCGATCGTCGAACGGGCCTAATCAAGGCGAAAAACAAATGGATCCACGCAGTGGACTGGGATTTGGTCGTTTTTGATGAATATCACTTTGGGGCGTGGCGCGACTCCGTCAAGGAACTCTTTGAAGGTGAGGATGAAAGAGAAGCCGCACGAGAACTCAAAGTCGAGTTCCATGAGGGCCTGGAAACCTTCGATCAAGAACTCGATGAATTGGGTAGCAACGAGGATGAGTTCTTGCCGATCACCACGCGTGCCTACCTGTACTTATCTGGTACGCCGTTTCGCGCAATAGGGTCAGGCGACTTTATTGAAGAACAAATCTTCAACTGGACATATACCGATGAGCAACGCGCCAAACAAGAATGGGCCGAAAAACAGCCCGGCGCATGGAATCCATACGGTGCGTTGCCTGAATTACGTCTCATGACGTACCAAATGCCTGATGACTTAATTACTACAGCCCACCAAGGGGAATTCGATGAGTTCGATTTGAACGAGTTCTTTTCCGCCACCGGAACGGGCCGGGAAGCGATGTTCAAACATGAGTCAGATGTACAGAAATGGTTGGATCTCATTCGTGGAGAGCATGCTCCAACTCAACTTGACTCGCTCAGAGCTGGAACGAGACCACCATTCCCGTATGCTGATTCGCGTTTACTGCCGTATATGCAACACTCATTCTGGTTTATGCCCAACGTAGCTGCATGCCATGCGATGGCGAATCTTTTGAAGGCTCGACATAACACATACTGGCATGACTACCAGGTACTTGTAGTGGCGGGCGCAGGTGCAGGCGTGGGAATAGAGGCACTCCCACCTGTGCGGAGAGCTATTAGGGATGGACATGAGACGAAGACAATTACACTTTCGTGTGGAAAGCTGACCACCGGTGTCACGGTGAAGCAGTGGTCATCGATTTTGATGCTGCGTAACCTCGCCAGTCCAGAAACTTATTTCCAGGCAGCGTTTCGTGTGCAGTCTCCGTGGTCCATTAAGAACCCAAATGGCGACAATCCCTCAAAGGAGGAAGTCCTCAAGCCTGTTGCTTTCGTCTTCGATTTCGCACCGACTCGAGCTCTTCGGCAGGTAGCAGACTATGGTGCTGGGCTCAATCCGCAGATGTCGAACCCGGAGAATGCCGTTGCTGAGTTGGTGAGTTTCCTTCCAGTGCTCGCTTATGACGGGGCGAATATGACGCAAATAGATGCCGGAAGCATCCTTGACATCGCAATGTCAGGCACGTCAGCAACCTTATTGGCGCGCAAGTGGGAGTCTGCGATTCTGGTGAACGTAGACAACGCTACGTTGCGCAAGATTATGAACAACGAAGCCGCAATGGAAGCCATTATGAACATCGAGGGCTTCCGCTCGCTTGGGTCAGACGTCTTCGAAACGGTCGTTAACAAGAGCGAGTCAGTGTCGAAAACCAAGAAGCAAAAAGGCGACACTCTTTCAGGAGACAAAAGAAAGGAACTTACAGCAGAGGAAAAGGAATACAAGTCCAAGCGCAAGCAGATTCAAGAGAAGCTCATCAAGTTCGCTACGCGCATTCCGGCATTTATGTACCTGACAGACTTCCGGGAAAATACGTTGCAAGACGTAATCACAAAAATAGAGCCTGACTTGTTCAAGACAGTAACTGGTTTGACAGTTGATGATTTTCATCTCCTCGTAGACTTGGGGGTATTCAACTCGATCCACATGAATCAGGCCGTTTTCGCGTTTCGTCGTTATGAGGACGCATCGCTTAGCTACACAGGCATCCGCTCGCACAAAGAGCTCAGAGATGTGGGCCTCTTCGACACAGTCATCACTCTTGAGGACTGA